One window of Balearica regulorum gibbericeps isolate bBalReg1 chromosome 20, bBalReg1.pri, whole genome shotgun sequence genomic DNA carries:
- the DOLK gene encoding dolichol kinase has protein sequence MLNKPVLAESLIVFVIVLFVHAVVWDRYSWCAVALAIQAFYVQFKWDRLLQLGGAVFQFRTAANSGLLPASMVIPLLGIAMKERCKSAGIVYFERFGIVVASAGMLVALFLSVIAVGITKPVPTNTCILTGVAGSIIIYTMKHSLTVSEVIEVLEVLLIFVYLSMILLYLLPRCFTPGEALLVLGGISFVLNQLIKRSLNVIEGRGDPIDFFLLVAVVGVVLLGLFFTVLFVFMDSGTWISSMFFHMMTAVLGLGVIMPWLYRLIQRNPLFWLLQFLFQTQTRVYLLVYWTFLAASACGVVFYQNAKRSSESKKHQASTITRKYFHFIVVATYVPGLIYDRQLLYVAAVLCLAVFIFLEYIRYFRIKPFGQTLRHLLSLFLDERDSGPLILTHIYLLLGMSLPVWLFPRPCAPKGTLSGAGALVPYSGVLAVGVGDTIASVFGSTMGEIKWPGTKKTFEGTMTAIFAQIIAVALILIFDSSVNLNSSYAWILASVSLVSLLEAYTTQIDNLLLPLYLQIMFMA, from the coding sequence ATGTTAAACAAGCCAGTGCTGGCGGAATCCCTGATCGTGTTCGTCATCGTTCTCTTTGTGCACGCAGTGGTGTGGGACCGGTATTCCTGGTGCGCTGTCGCTCTCGCCATCCAGGCTTTTTATGTCCAATTCAAATGGGACCGTCTGCTCCAGCTGGGTGGGGCTGTGTTCCAGTTCCGTACAGCAGCAAACAGTGGCCTCCTGCCCGCTAGCATGGTCATCCCCTTGTTGGGGATAGCGATGAAGGAGAGGTGCAAGTCTGCTGGCATTGTGTACTTCGAACGTTTTGGCATAGTTGTAGCTTCCGCCGGCATGCTGGTtgctctctttctgtctgtaaTAGCGGTTGGCATCACAAAACCTGTGCCGACCAACACTTGTATACTTACCGGTGTTGCTGGCAGTATAATTATCTATACCATGAAGCACTCTCTGACTGTTTCAGAAGTGATAGAGGTCCTAGAAGTGCTGCTAATTTTTGTCTACCTCAGTATGATCTTGCTGTATTTGTTGCCTCGATGTTTTACTCCTGGAGAAGCATTGCTAGTTCTCGGAGGTATAAGTTTTGTTCTCAATCAGCTCATTAAACGCTCGCTGAATGTAATCGAGGGCAGAGGTGATCCcattgacttttttcttctggtagCAGTTGTTGGAGTTGTCCTTCTTGGGCTCTTTTTCACCGTGCTCTTCGTTTTCATGGATTCGGGTACATGGATCTCCTCCATGTTTTTCCACATGATGACAGCAGTGCTAGGCTTAGGGGTCATCATGCCTTGGCTCTACCGACTGATCCAGAGGAACCCTTTGTTCTGGCTACTCCAGTTTCTGTTTCAGACACAGACAAGAGTTTATCTTCTTGTGTATTGGACCTTTTTGGCTGCTTCAGCATGTGGCGTAGTTTTCTATCAGAATGCCAAGAGATCATCTGAATCTAAAAAACATCAGGCCTCGACGATAACCAGGAAGTACTTCCATTTCATTGTTGTAGCTACTTACGTTCCTGGACTAATTTATGACCGCCAGCTTCTCTATGTTGCTGCAGTACTGTGTCTGGCAGTGTTTATCTTCTTAGAGTATATTCGGTACTTCAGGATCAAACCATTTGGCCAAACCCTTAGGCATTTGCTGTCTCTCTTCTTGGATGAAAGAGACAGTGGACCTCTCATCTTGACTCATATTTATCTCCTCCTTGGCATGTCCCTCCCCGTGTGGTTGTTCCCCAGACCTTGTGCTCCTAAAGGTACTTTGTCTGGGGCAGGAGCACTGGTCCCCTACTCTGGGGTGCTGGCAGTAGGGGTAGGAGACACGATTGCCTCTGTTTTTGGCAGTACGATGGGGGAAATCAAGTGGCCAGGAACAAAGAAGACCTTTGAAGGGACGATGACAGCTATTTTTGCTCAGATCATTGCTGTGGCTCTTATTCTGATCTTTGACAGCAGCGTGAATCTGAACTCCAGCTATGCCTGGATTCTGGCATCTGTGAGTTTAGTTTCTCTTTTGGAAGCTTATACTACCCAAATTGATaatctgctgctgcctctctaCCTCCAGATAATGTTTATGGCGTAG
- the PHYHD1 gene encoding phytanoyl-CoA dioxygenase domain-containing protein 1 isoform X2: MAFVTQQQIQKFRKDGFLVLEHFFTAEECDSMRNQIQRIIAEMEVPPHCRTEFSTKEEEQIQVQGSSDYFLTSGDKIRFFFEKGVLDQRGKFIIPKEKSISKIGHALHAHDPVFKQITHSSKVQELGRKLGLERPVVVQSMYIFKQPGIGGEVTPHQDATFLHTEPLGRILGFWIALEDATQENGCLWFIPGSHTSGINRRMVRAASGSSSCVEFVGSEPLYDDSQFIPLPVSKGGLILIHGEVVHKSELNSSESSRHVFTFHVMEAKDTSWSKDNWLQPTPELPFPSLYT, encoded by the exons ATGGCATTTGTAACCCAGCAGCAGATCCAAAAG TTCCGCAAGGATGGATTCCTTGTCCTAGAGCACTTTTTCACCGCAGAGGAGTGTgacagcatgaggaaccagaTTCAGAGAATCATAGCGGAGATGGAAGTGCCACCGCACTGCCGCACAGAGTTCTCCACCAAGGAAGAGGAGCAGATCCAGGTGCAG GGTAGCTCGGATTATTTCCTAACCAGTGGAGACAAGATTAGATTCTTCTTTGAGAAAGGTGTTTTGGATCAGCGAGGTAAG TTTATAATTCCAAAGGAGAAATCCATCAGCAAAATTGGCCATG CTTTACATGCTCATGATCCTGTCTTCAAGCAAATCACCCACTCCTCCAAGGTGCAG GaattgggaagaaaattagGACTTGAGAGACCAGTAGTTGTGCAAAGCATGTATATCTTCAAG cAACCCGGCATTGGCGGTGAAG TGACCCCACACCAGGATGCCACCTTCCTGCacacggagcctctgggcagGATCCTGGGGTTCTGGATCGCCCTGGAGGATGCCACGCAGGAGAACGGCTGCTTGTGGTTCATTCCTGGCTCTCACACCA GTGGAATTAACCGGAGGATGGTCCGTGCAGCTTCAGGTAGCTCATCGTGTGTCGAGTTTGTAGGGTCAGAGCCGCTCTATGATGACAGCCAGTTCATACCTCTGCCTGTAAGTAAAG GTGGACTCATTCTCATCCACGGTGAAGTTGTCCATAAGAGCGAACTGAACAGCTCAGAGTCTTCTCGCCATGTGTTCACCTTCCATGTGATGGAAGCCAAAGACACCAGCTGGAGCAAAGATAACTG GCTCCAGCCAACTCCCGAACTGCCTTTCCCATCGCTCTACACTTGA
- the PHYHD1 gene encoding phytanoyl-CoA dioxygenase domain-containing protein 1 isoform X1 yields MAFVTQQQIQKFRKDGFLVLEHFFTAEECDSMRNQIQRIIAEMEVPPHCRTEFSTKEEEQIQVQGSSDYFLTSGDKIRFFFEKGVLDQRGDFIIPKEKSISKIGHALHAHDPVFKQITHSSKVQELGRKLGLERPVVVQSMYIFKVQPERLCLVAVTPHQDATFLHTEPLGRILGFWIALEDATQENGCLWFIPGSHTSGINRRMVRAASGSSSCVEFVGSEPLYDDSQFIPLPVSKGGLILIHGEVVHKSELNSSESSRHVFTFHVMEAKDTSWSKDNWLQPTPELPFPSLYT; encoded by the exons ATGGCATTTGTAACCCAGCAGCAGATCCAAAAG TTCCGCAAGGATGGATTCCTTGTCCTAGAGCACTTTTTCACCGCAGAGGAGTGTgacagcatgaggaaccagaTTCAGAGAATCATAGCGGAGATGGAAGTGCCACCGCACTGCCGCACAGAGTTCTCCACCAAGGAAGAGGAGCAGATCCAGGTGCAG GGTAGCTCGGATTATTTCCTAACCAGTGGAGACAAGATTAGATTCTTCTTTGAGAAAGGTGTTTTGGATCAGCGAG gtGACTTTATAATTCCAAAGGAGAAATCCATCAGCAAAATTGGCCATG CTTTACATGCTCATGATCCTGTCTTCAAGCAAATCACCCACTCCTCCAAGGTGCAG GaattgggaagaaaattagGACTTGAGAGACCAGTAGTTGTGCAAAGCATGTATATCTTCAAGGTACA ACCCGAACGCCTGTGTCTCGTTGCAGTGACCCCACACCAGGATGCCACCTTCCTGCacacggagcctctgggcagGATCCTGGGGTTCTGGATCGCCCTGGAGGATGCCACGCAGGAGAACGGCTGCTTGTGGTTCATTCCTGGCTCTCACACCA GTGGAATTAACCGGAGGATGGTCCGTGCAGCTTCAGGTAGCTCATCGTGTGTCGAGTTTGTAGGGTCAGAGCCGCTCTATGATGACAGCCAGTTCATACCTCTGCCTGTAAGTAAAG GTGGACTCATTCTCATCCACGGTGAAGTTGTCCATAAGAGCGAACTGAACAGCTCAGAGTCTTCTCGCCATGTGTTCACCTTCCATGTGATGGAAGCCAAAGACACCAGCTGGAGCAAAGATAACTG GCTCCAGCCAACTCCCGAACTGCCTTTCCCATCGCTCTACACTTGA
- the PHYHD1 gene encoding phytanoyl-CoA dioxygenase domain-containing protein 1 isoform X3, whose protein sequence is MAFVTQQQIQKFRKDGFLVLEHFFTAEECDSMRNQIQRIIAEMEVPPHCRTEFSTKEEEQIQVQGSSDYFLTSGDKIRFFFEKGVLDQRGDFIIPKEKSISKIGHALHAHDPVFKQITHSSKVQELGRKLGLERPVVVQSMYIFKQPGIGGEVTPHQDATFLHTEPLGRILGFWIALEDATQENGCLWFIPGSHTSGINRRMVRAASGSSSCVEFVGSEPLYDDSQFIPLPVSKGGLILIHGEVVHKSELNSSESSRHVFTFHVMEAKDTSWSKDNWLQPTPELPFPSLYT, encoded by the exons ATGGCATTTGTAACCCAGCAGCAGATCCAAAAG TTCCGCAAGGATGGATTCCTTGTCCTAGAGCACTTTTTCACCGCAGAGGAGTGTgacagcatgaggaaccagaTTCAGAGAATCATAGCGGAGATGGAAGTGCCACCGCACTGCCGCACAGAGTTCTCCACCAAGGAAGAGGAGCAGATCCAGGTGCAG GGTAGCTCGGATTATTTCCTAACCAGTGGAGACAAGATTAGATTCTTCTTTGAGAAAGGTGTTTTGGATCAGCGAG gtGACTTTATAATTCCAAAGGAGAAATCCATCAGCAAAATTGGCCATG CTTTACATGCTCATGATCCTGTCTTCAAGCAAATCACCCACTCCTCCAAGGTGCAG GaattgggaagaaaattagGACTTGAGAGACCAGTAGTTGTGCAAAGCATGTATATCTTCAAG cAACCCGGCATTGGCGGTGAAG TGACCCCACACCAGGATGCCACCTTCCTGCacacggagcctctgggcagGATCCTGGGGTTCTGGATCGCCCTGGAGGATGCCACGCAGGAGAACGGCTGCTTGTGGTTCATTCCTGGCTCTCACACCA GTGGAATTAACCGGAGGATGGTCCGTGCAGCTTCAGGTAGCTCATCGTGTGTCGAGTTTGTAGGGTCAGAGCCGCTCTATGATGACAGCCAGTTCATACCTCTGCCTGTAAGTAAAG GTGGACTCATTCTCATCCACGGTGAAGTTGTCCATAAGAGCGAACTGAACAGCTCAGAGTCTTCTCGCCATGTGTTCACCTTCCATGTGATGGAAGCCAAAGACACCAGCTGGAGCAAAGATAACTG GCTCCAGCCAACTCCCGAACTGCCTTTCCCATCGCTCTACACTTGA